The following are encoded together in the Ezakiella massiliensis genome:
- the ftcD gene encoding glutamate formimidoyltransferase, with amino-acid sequence MARILQCVPNFSEGRDKEKVEKIVEEIRKVEGVKLLDYSSDPTHNRSVVTFVGEPEAVIDAAFNACKVASEVIDMTTHQGEHPRMGAMDVCPLIPISEITMDEAVELSKKLGERVGKELGISVYLYERSASAPTRENLADVRRGQYEAMEEKLKQEGWAPDFGPTELNKKSGVSAIGARPALVAFNVNLNTSDVEIAKKIAKSMRAKGGGFTYCKAIGLLLEDKNLAQVSMNLVDYTKTPVFRVFETIKREAMRYGVTIVNSEVIGLVPLQCMVDVATWYLQVDDFETNQVLETRLHD; translated from the coding sequence ATGGCAAGAATTTTACAATGCGTACCAAACTTTAGTGAAGGACGTGATAAGGAAAAGGTAGAAAAAATCGTTGAGGAAATCAGAAAAGTAGAAGGCGTTAAACTTCTCGACTACTCAAGCGACCCAACCCACAACAGAAGCGTTGTTACCTTTGTTGGTGAACCAGAAGCAGTTATCGACGCAGCTTTCAACGCTTGCAAGGTTGCATCAGAAGTTATAGATATGACAACTCACCAAGGCGAACACCCAAGAATGGGCGCTATGGACGTTTGTCCTCTAATTCCAATTAGCGAAATCACAATGGATGAAGCTGTTGAACTTTCAAAGAAACTAGGCGAAAGAGTTGGTAAGGAACTTGGAATCTCCGTATACCTATACGAAAGATCAGCAAGTGCTCCTACTAGAGAAAACCTAGCAGATGTTAGACGTGGCCAATACGAAGCTATGGAAGAAAAGCTAAAACAAGAAGGTTGGGCACCTGACTTTGGACCAACAGAACTCAACAAAAAATCAGGCGTATCTGCTATCGGTGCTAGACCAGCATTAGTTGCATTTAACGTAAACCTAAACACATCAGATGTTGAAATCGCAAAGAAAATTGCCAAGAGCATGAGAGCAAAAGGCGGCGGATTCACATACTGCAAAGCTATCGGCCTTCTCCTAGAAGACAAGAACCTAGCTCAAGTTTCCATGAACCTTGTTGACTACACCAAAACTCCAGTTTTCCGTGTATTTGAAACTATCAAACGCGAAGCTATGAGATACGGCGTAACAATTGTTAACTCAGAAGTTATCGGCCTAGTTCCACTACAATGCATGGTCGACGTTGCTACTTGGTATTTGCAAGTAGATGATTTTGAAACAAACCAAGTTTTGGAAACACGTCTTCATGATTAA
- the hutI gene encoding imidazolonepropionase, protein MKQTKFWKHVFMINPSLKIENISELITVSGENGKRRGKAQGQIDRIKNGLVLVVGDKIAYAGPADEAPAYELAADAVVIDATGKTVTPGLIDSHTHLVHGGSRENELNKKLHGVPYLDILAQGGGIMYTLTQTKNRTEDELYDQAVKSVDQLLSYGVTTVEAKTGYGIDDFATEMKQLNVADRINKNHPVDIVHTFMAAHAVPKQYKDNPDEFIDIVINDYLPKIKEDGRAEFCDVFCEEGVFNADQSRRLLMAAKEYGLIPKIHADEIVELGGTTVAADVGAISAEHLIKCSSHGVSELKRGDVIANLLPGTSFNMGDGIFAPAREMIENEVAVAISTDYNPGSCPTENIQLCMYLACLNMKMTPEEVLVGVTMNAACAINRQDTIGSLEEGKLADIAIFNAPNLDYLVYHFGINHTDQVIKKGKVVYKC, encoded by the coding sequence TTGAAACAAACCAAGTTTTGGAAACACGTCTTCATGATTAATCCAAGTCTAAAGATTGAAAATATCTCGGAGCTAATTACCGTCTCTGGCGAAAATGGCAAGAGACGCGGCAAGGCTCAGGGACAAATTGACAGAATTAAAAACGGTTTGGTCTTGGTAGTAGGCGACAAAATCGCCTACGCCGGTCCAGCTGACGAGGCTCCGGCCTACGAGCTGGCAGCTGACGCAGTAGTTATTGACGCTACAGGCAAGACAGTTACACCCGGGCTTATTGATTCGCACACACATTTGGTTCATGGCGGTAGCCGTGAAAATGAACTAAATAAAAAGCTCCACGGTGTTCCTTACCTTGATATCTTAGCCCAAGGCGGCGGCATTATGTACACTCTGACTCAAACCAAAAATCGGACCGAGGACGAACTCTACGACCAAGCTGTTAAATCTGTAGATCAGCTATTATCATACGGGGTTACAACTGTTGAAGCCAAGACAGGTTATGGCATTGACGATTTTGCAACGGAAATGAAACAGTTAAATGTTGCAGATAGGATTAACAAAAATCATCCTGTCGACATTGTCCACACCTTTATGGCAGCTCACGCAGTTCCCAAACAATACAAGGATAATCCAGATGAATTTATAGATATAGTCATCAATGATTATCTACCAAAAATTAAAGAAGATGGCAGAGCAGAATTTTGCGACGTCTTCTGTGAAGAGGGGGTCTTTAACGCAGACCAATCCAGAAGACTTCTCATGGCAGCCAAAGAATACGGGCTCATTCCAAAGATTCATGCTGATGAAATCGTGGAACTGGGCGGCACAACCGTAGCTGCCGACGTGGGAGCAATCTCCGCTGAACACTTGATCAAGTGCTCATCACACGGGGTCAGCGAACTCAAACGCGGAGACGTTATTGCAAACCTACTGCCAGGCACATCCTTTAATATGGGTGACGGCATCTTTGCCCCTGCCAGAGAAATGATAGAAAACGAAGTTGCTGTTGCAATATCCACAGACTACAATCCAGGCTCATGCCCAACTGAAAATATTCAACTTTGCATGTACCTGGCCTGCTTAAATATGAAGATGACACCAGAAGAAGTTTTGGTTGGCGTCACCATGAATGCAGCTTGCGCCATCAACCGCCAAGACACAATTGGCAGCCTAGAAGAAGGCAAGCTCGCAGATATCGCAATCTTCAATGCACCAAACCTAGATTACTTGGTTTACCACTTTGGCATCAACCACACAGACCAAGTTATCAAGAAAGGTAAAGTAGTTTATAAGTGCTAA
- a CDS encoding LuxR C-terminal-related transcriptional regulator, with product MLKQKKRRAVVVTDSYIEFFGIEKALEMNNYRAENLKKDGDTDLRARLIVYVLDKMDGFFLYVCRQNHSEIIPAPMIVILKNKKDFRRLDLKKLSIDACIAYDDDISELHEAIYKLNQGQKYISKSLENYKRDDFLDKLTRRQYEICALTAQGMTTKEIAEALDISEKTIRNQISLINKSIAPKTFYQAVIEYLNQSI from the coding sequence GTGCTAAAGCAAAAAAAGCGCAGGGCAGTAGTTGTAACGGATTCTTATATAGAATTTTTTGGCATAGAAAAAGCCCTGGAGATGAATAATTACAGGGCCGAGAACCTGAAAAAAGACGGAGACACTGACCTACGGGCCAGGCTGATCGTCTACGTCTTGGACAAAATGGATGGATTTTTCCTCTATGTATGCAGGCAAAACCATTCGGAAATAATACCTGCACCTATGATAGTCATTTTAAAAAACAAAAAAGATTTCAGAAGGTTGGACTTAAAAAAATTAAGCATAGATGCTTGCATAGCTTATGACGATGACATCAGTGAGCTCCACGAAGCCATCTACAAGCTCAACCAAGGACAGAAATACATTTCCAAGAGCCTAGAGAATTACAAGAGGGACGACTTTTTAGATAAGCTGACACGGCGCCAATACGAGATATGTGCGCTGACAGCCCAAGGCATGACCACTAAAGAAATAGCGGAGGCCCTGGACATATCCGAAAAAACGATCAGGAATCAAATAAGTCTAATCAACAAATCCATAGCGCCCAAGACATTTTATCAGGCCGTTATAGAATATTTAAATCAAAGCATATAA
- a CDS encoding GNAT family N-acetyltransferase gives MKFTNKKFESERLILRPWTMDDAEDFFEYARVEGVGEMAGWPHHESIDQTKAVIQMFLKSGTCFAIVYKENNKVIGSIDLRDEANPLPEDKDKRNANMGCVLSKDYWGQGLMPEAAKILFDFVFENDLVDNIYAGYFDYNLQSKRLQEKLGLKKVGEVDKKTATGKVEHLIVNRISKEEWLGILD, from the coding sequence ATGAAATTTACAAATAAAAAATTTGAGTCTGAGAGATTAATTTTAAGGCCATGGACTATGGACGATGCGGAAGATTTTTTTGAATACGCAAGGGTTGAAGGCGTTGGCGAGATGGCTGGTTGGCCCCACCACGAGTCGATCGATCAAACCAAGGCTGTTATACAAATGTTTTTAAAGTCTGGCACGTGTTTTGCCATAGTTTATAAGGAGAATAACAAGGTCATTGGATCGATTGATCTTAGGGATGAAGCAAATCCTTTGCCAGAAGATAAGGATAAGAGAAATGCCAATATGGGCTGCGTTTTATCCAAGGATTATTGGGGTCAAGGGTTAATGCCAGAAGCTGCCAAAATTTTATTTGACTTTGTATTTGAAAATGACCTGGTTGATAACATATATGCAGGCTATTTTGATTACAATCTCCAATCTAAGCGCCTCCAAGAAAAACTAGGTCTTAAAAAAGTTGGGGAGGTTGATAAAAAGACTGCGACTGGAAAAGTCGAACACTTGATAGTTAATAGAATCTCAAAGGAAGAATGGCTTGGGATTTTGGATTAA
- a CDS encoding LysR family transcriptional regulator — protein MDIRQLETFIYLCDYKSFSKAGEKLFITQPTVTNHIKNLENELGVSLVNRLGNSISITDAGSILYKYAKDVIDSINIAKHSIVMYEGTIEGNLNIETSSIPLRFYLPEKISGFMKLHDNVTFNISSSDSLSVISHVKNGRSDFGIVGFKSDDTSVEFTKIFSDEIFFVVSKDKLPDYRAFDYISTDDIKHIPLILRDSRSGTLRTVVNSITKVDQNFFKRETSVCDDNDSILRIVRSGYGGSFVSGLLINDASDLLLLRIKDVDLTRDFYLIYNKLKNLSPLASAFEAYLLEKKN, from the coding sequence ATGGACATAAGACAATTAGAGACTTTTATTTATCTTTGCGATTATAAGTCTTTTTCAAAGGCTGGTGAGAAGCTTTTTATTACCCAGCCAACCGTTACTAATCATATTAAAAATTTAGAAAATGAACTCGGTGTTAGCCTGGTCAATCGCTTGGGCAATTCAATTTCTATTACAGATGCGGGTTCTATTTTATATAAGTACGCCAAAGATGTTATCGATTCGATCAACATTGCCAAGCACAGCATTGTCATGTACGAGGGAACTATCGAGGGCAATTTAAATATTGAGACCTCTTCAATTCCCCTGCGTTTTTATTTGCCGGAGAAGATTTCTGGCTTTATGAAGCTCCACGACAATGTGACTTTTAATATTTCCTCGTCGGACTCCTTGAGCGTTATCTCCCATGTTAAAAACGGTCGGTCGGATTTTGGTATTGTCGGCTTTAAATCGGACGATACTTCAGTGGAATTTACCAAGATTTTTTCCGATGAAATATTCTTTGTAGTTTCCAAGGACAAGCTACCTGACTACAGAGCTTTCGATTATATTAGCACAGATGATATCAAGCATATCCCGCTTATTCTTCGCGACTCTAGGTCGGGGACCTTACGGACTGTGGTTAATTCCATTACCAAGGTCGATCAAAATTTCTTTAAACGGGAGACTTCCGTCTGCGATGACAATGATTCTATTTTGAGAATTGTTAGATCTGGCTACGGTGGTAGTTTTGTTTCTGGACTCCTTATAAACGATGCCAGTGACCTGCTCCTCCTCCGCATCAAGGATGTAGATTTGACCAGAGATTTCTACTTAATATACAACAAATTAAAAAATCTATCGCCTCTGGCCTCGGCCTTTGAAGCGTATTTATTAGAAAAAAAGAACTGA